One Echinicola strongylocentroti DNA window includes the following coding sequences:
- a CDS encoding YfhO family protein, with protein MQVNFKQQILPHLLGIVSFYVLIVMYFSPIVFDGKMIFQNDILQWEGSAKEMIDFREETGEEGLWTNSMFGGMPAYLVNTEYPGDISRAVISTLTLGLPHPINGLFFGMVSMYILLLTFRVRSEISVMGAWAFAFNTFHMLSLEAGHNAKIWAICLVPLILAGINMAFNGKKLLGVAITAVALMLQIRFNHLQITYYTLIVVLIYAIGQLTYYIKEKRLPEFGKIAGILIIGGLIAVGANANRLISVLEYGKYSIRGEKLLESAGDNEAGLSKEYAFSWSQGKLESLTLLVPNFSGGASQEGIGADSNAAEALRQNGVSGAQLSNFLQGAPTYWGDQPFTGGPIYGSVIMAFLFVIGIIYAPKRFRNIFVVITVLSLMLAWGNNLAWFNYTLFDILPGYNKFRAVSMALGITLFAVPVLGCIGLEHLYADRNQQKKTKALLLSVAIVGGFVLLLILLAGVFGFKGAADASFPSWLTDALREDRKAMLRNDALRSLAFILPSALLIFFAIKGKVNYLYATLGIAILVVADVWTINKRYLNDDSLKKSPSESYFAPTPADKKIMQDDGYFRVLNLQNTFKEARTSYRFQSIGGYHGAKMRRYQDLIERVLQTEISGFVKKAQEGNFDYANLPALNMLNTKYILAGNSEKAVFKNPEANGPAWFPQEIVAVGSNDEEISEIPQINTKSQATVNTNEFEAEAGAGTVSIKNHQPNKLEYTVNASKAGLVVFSEIYYPEGWTATINGEKTEIIRTNYLLRGLLVPKGQSEVSFKFEPTSYYRGSFIAVSCQYFIILLLIVSLVLPFTKFANYGRKG; from the coding sequence ATGCAAGTCAACTTTAAGCAGCAAATTCTGCCGCACCTTTTAGGAATCGTTTCTTTTTATGTCCTGATCGTAATGTACTTCTCTCCGATCGTATTTGACGGAAAGATGATCTTCCAAAATGACATCCTCCAATGGGAAGGCTCCGCAAAGGAAATGATTGACTTCAGGGAGGAAACAGGCGAAGAAGGATTATGGACCAATAGCATGTTTGGCGGAATGCCGGCCTATCTGGTCAACACCGAATACCCTGGTGATATTTCCAGAGCGGTGATCAGCACGTTGACTTTAGGGCTTCCCCACCCCATCAATGGACTATTCTTTGGCATGGTCAGCATGTACATTCTACTACTGACGTTTCGGGTAAGGTCGGAGATTTCGGTCATGGGTGCTTGGGCATTTGCTTTTAATACCTTCCACATGCTCAGTCTGGAAGCAGGTCACAATGCCAAAATATGGGCCATTTGCCTCGTCCCGTTGATCTTGGCAGGGATAAACATGGCCTTTAACGGAAAAAAACTCTTAGGTGTCGCCATTACGGCCGTGGCCTTGATGCTGCAGATCCGCTTCAATCACCTCCAGATCACCTACTACACCTTGATCGTCGTCCTGATCTATGCCATTGGCCAATTAACGTATTATATCAAAGAGAAAAGATTGCCGGAATTTGGCAAAATCGCCGGAATCCTCATTATCGGCGGATTGATTGCTGTGGGAGCGAATGCCAATAGACTTATCTCTGTGCTGGAATACGGGAAATACTCCATACGAGGTGAAAAGCTTCTGGAATCCGCAGGAGACAATGAAGCAGGGTTGAGCAAGGAATATGCCTTTAGCTGGTCGCAAGGCAAATTGGAATCCCTCACCCTCTTGGTGCCCAACTTCTCCGGTGGTGCCAGCCAGGAAGGGATCGGGGCCGATTCCAATGCCGCTGAAGCACTCAGACAAAACGGCGTCTCTGGTGCGCAATTGTCCAATTTCCTTCAAGGAGCTCCTACCTATTGGGGTGACCAGCCCTTTACCGGAGGTCCTATTTACGGTAGTGTCATCATGGCATTTCTCTTTGTAATTGGTATTATTTACGCTCCCAAACGGTTTAGGAATATCTTTGTGGTAATCACCGTGCTATCACTTATGCTGGCTTGGGGCAATAACCTTGCTTGGTTTAACTACACCTTATTCGACATACTTCCCGGCTACAATAAATTCAGGGCGGTTTCCATGGCGCTTGGGATCACCTTGTTTGCAGTGCCTGTTTTAGGATGTATTGGCTTGGAACATTTATACGCAGACCGCAACCAACAAAAGAAAACCAAAGCCCTATTGCTTTCCGTTGCCATCGTGGGTGGATTTGTTTTGTTATTGATCCTATTGGCTGGAGTTTTTGGATTCAAAGGTGCCGCAGACGCCAGCTTCCCTAGCTGGCTGACAGATGCCCTGCGTGAAGATCGCAAAGCTATGCTGCGTAATGATGCCCTTAGAAGCTTAGCTTTTATCCTTCCCAGTGCCTTGCTGATCTTCTTTGCTATCAAAGGCAAAGTCAACTATCTCTATGCTACCTTGGGAATTGCCATTTTGGTCGTCGCAGATGTATGGACAATCAACAAACGCTACCTGAATGATGACTCTCTGAAAAAAAGCCCAAGTGAAAGTTATTTTGCCCCTACTCCTGCCGACAAAAAAATCATGCAGGATGACGGCTACTTCAGGGTGCTCAACCTCCAGAACACTTTCAAAGAAGCCAGAACAAGTTACCGCTTCCAAAGCATCGGAGGTTACCATGGTGCCAAAATGAGACGTTACCAAGACCTGATCGAAAGGGTACTACAAACAGAAATTTCCGGCTTTGTAAAGAAAGCCCAAGAAGGCAATTTTGACTATGCCAATCTCCCTGCACTCAACATGCTCAACACCAAATACATTCTGGCTGGCAATAGCGAAAAGGCAGTTTTCAAAAACCCAGAAGCCAATGGACCGGCATGGTTTCCCCAAGAAATCGTAGCAGTAGGTAGCAATGATGAGGAAATAAGTGAAATCCCGCAAATCAACACCAAATCCCAAGCCACGGTCAATACCAACGAATTCGAGGCGGAAGCTGGTGCAGGAACGGTTTCTATCAAAAACCACCAACCCAACAAGTTGGAGTACACCGTCAATGCATCCAAAGCGGGGCTAGTGGTATTTTCCGAAATCTATTATCCAGAAGGATGGACAGCCACCATCAATGGTGAAAAAACAGAAATAATACGTACCAATTACCTATTAAGAGGACTGTTAGTGCCAAAAGGTCAGTCGGAGGTGTCATTTAAATTTGAACCAACCAGCTATTATCGTGGTTCTTTTATTGCGGTTTCATGCCAATATTTTATTATATTACTCTTGATTGTTAGTCTTGTTTTACCGTTTACCAAATTCGCTAACTATGGAAGAAAAGGATAA
- a CDS encoding class I SAM-dependent methyltransferase, translating to MEEKDKYISFYDQFSTDSRKKEVSALNVYILEKLVAEGLKSNHKIVEGGCGLGELSHLLANKAKSGKVLGVDINEDTVQRASELWKKQKNLSFVKAEMKAFENRGETYDFFVLTDILQQVSTDKHLRLIEAVRRHSHEDTTVFIHLPTPRFSEWRAHNDPESLQFIEPSVNIAGLVESLTLNDFYLEKAVSYSVFYEENDYQYFIFKPLTRIAAPTPKKKWANLKEKLPTNLLGLL from the coding sequence ATGGAAGAAAAGGATAAATACATCAGTTTTTATGATCAATTTTCTACTGATTCCCGAAAAAAGGAAGTCAGTGCACTGAACGTATATATTCTGGAAAAACTAGTGGCAGAAGGGCTTAAATCCAACCACAAGATCGTCGAAGGAGGCTGTGGGCTAGGTGAACTGAGTCATTTGCTGGCCAATAAGGCCAAAAGCGGTAAAGTCCTCGGGGTAGACATCAACGAAGACACCGTCCAACGTGCATCAGAACTTTGGAAAAAACAAAAGAACCTGTCTTTTGTAAAAGCTGAGATGAAGGCTTTTGAAAACCGGGGGGAAACGTACGACTTCTTCGTCCTCACCGACATCCTACAGCAAGTATCGACGGATAAACATTTGCGTCTCATCGAAGCCGTAAGGAGGCATTCCCATGAAGACACCACGGTTTTTATCCATCTACCGACACCTCGGTTTTCTGAATGGCGTGCACACAATGATCCCGAAAGTCTCCAGTTTATCGAACCTTCTGTGAACATAGCTGGACTCGTCGAAAGCCTCACGTTGAACGATTTTTACCTTGAAAAAGCGGTTTCTTACAGTGTCTTTTACGAAGAAAACGATTACCAGTATTTTATTTTCAAGCCACTTACAAGAATCGCTGCTCCTACTCCAAAGAAAAAGTGGGCAAACCTCAAAGAAAAATTGCCAACCAACTTATTGGGCTTGCTATAG
- a CDS encoding glycosyltransferase family 2 protein — protein sequence MLDYCVIIPAHNEAQYISYLLDSLTKQSLLPRQAVIVNDNSTDQTASIIDRYANDFPWITKVNSQTEASRLPGSKVVAAFEKGMEEINQPFDFIVKLDADLILPLDYFEKISGFFQTSPNAGIIGGFAYEKEGDQWKLNHPMGNDHVRGAFKAYRKACFDKMNGLRCSIGWDTMDELLARYHGFEVITVPELKVKHLRPTGSSYSKKAKYMQGQAMYKMRYGFGIAFLSMAKVSWKQQKPRYLWDSMIGYITSFFDKTERAVTKDEGKFIRSYRWKNIFQKISGK from the coding sequence ATGCTAGACTACTGTGTCATTATTCCTGCGCACAACGAAGCGCAGTATATATCCTATTTGCTTGATTCCCTTACCAAGCAGTCACTCCTCCCCAGGCAAGCAGTCATCGTTAACGATAATTCCACAGATCAAACAGCGAGTATCATCGACCGATATGCGAATGACTTCCCTTGGATCACCAAGGTCAATAGCCAGACGGAAGCTTCCCGCCTACCGGGCAGCAAAGTAGTGGCGGCTTTCGAAAAGGGAATGGAGGAGATCAACCAGCCATTTGATTTTATAGTAAAGTTGGATGCTGACCTTATTCTTCCGTTGGATTATTTCGAAAAGATCTCAGGTTTTTTTCAAACCAGCCCCAATGCAGGCATCATTGGAGGATTCGCTTATGAAAAGGAAGGTGATCAATGGAAGCTCAACCACCCCATGGGCAACGACCATGTCAGAGGAGCATTCAAGGCTTATCGTAAAGCGTGTTTTGATAAAATGAATGGATTGCGATGCTCGATTGGCTGGGACACCATGGATGAGCTTTTGGCACGCTATCATGGGTTTGAAGTAATTACTGTTCCAGAGCTGAAAGTCAAGCACCTCCGCCCTACGGGCTCTTCCTATTCCAAAAAAGCTAAATATATGCAAGGGCAGGCCATGTACAAGATGCGCTATGGATTTGGCATCGCTTTCTTATCCATGGCAAAGGTCAGCTGGAAACAACAAAAACCGCGGTACCTCTGGGACAGCATGATAGGATACATCACTTCGTTTTTTGATAAGACCGAAAGGGCTGTCACTAAAGACGAAGGCAAATTTATTCGTTCTTATAGATGGAAAAACATCTTTCAAAAGATCAGCGGTAAATAA
- a CDS encoding class I SAM-dependent methyltransferase, with translation MANPIIEQLKIAQQKSILPNTNWQRDKSAGLEYFRYRLCRPLIKGVFYTYRWWNKPSPWFAPSAVNFLKKWLEPEMVGLEFGSGASSKFFASRVNKLVSVEHHEGWYTHVHQWMDENGLENIDYRLITEKEIDEPKNLPAFFKTHQLTKKDYPYKTEFWDYFHVADEFSDGYFDFILVDGRARVACLLNSLPKLKSGGLMILDNSDRPSYQLAYRVLKDWEHFTCTTGLSDTTFWIKP, from the coding sequence ATGGCAAATCCCATCATCGAACAACTAAAAATAGCCCAACAAAAAAGTATCCTTCCCAATACCAACTGGCAACGAGACAAAAGTGCCGGGCTGGAATACTTCCGCTACAGGCTTTGTCGCCCACTGATAAAGGGGGTGTTTTATACCTACAGATGGTGGAATAAACCCAGCCCTTGGTTTGCTCCTTCCGCTGTCAACTTTCTGAAAAAATGGCTGGAACCGGAAATGGTAGGATTGGAATTTGGCAGTGGAGCCAGTAGCAAGTTCTTTGCTTCCCGGGTCAATAAACTGGTGAGCGTAGAGCACCATGAAGGCTGGTACACCCATGTACACCAGTGGATGGATGAAAATGGTCTGGAAAACATCGATTACCGATTAATTACTGAAAAAGAAATCGATGAACCAAAAAACCTCCCCGCCTTCTTCAAAACGCATCAATTAACCAAAAAAGACTATCCCTACAAAACAGAGTTTTGGGACTATTTCCATGTGGCAGACGAGTTTTCAGATGGGTATTTTGATTTCATTTTGGTGGATGGACGCGCCAGAGTGGCCTGCCTGCTCAATTCACTTCCCAAACTCAAATCCGGCGGACTGATGATTCTGGACAATTCCGATCGGCCTAGCTATCAGCTTGCCTATAGGGTGTTGAAGGATTGGGAGCATTTCACCTGCACCACGGGACTCTCGGACACCACTTTTTGGATCAAACCATAA
- a CDS encoding lipopolysaccharide biosynthesis protein yields MGTIRTQSSQTTIIAYAGILIGFVGSALLRPKILSEGEIGMLQLVLNTTALFASIFTLGTNLTTLKMVPEFKTKPEKKRSFITFSLLVGMVGLLLAVPVFLLTKTFIFQTQDGGFEGFDYNNEFYLGMLVVIGFRIFQYILDAYLRTNHQPLPGVIAESIIQKALPILGLVFFYFHLINFQQLIYLNLAIFILPVTISFVMLKRAKVFTLGKPGPFTPDEKKTIAGISSSGILEILSGGLVLYIDTYMVQWLMGEAAVGVYTTLFFFGVVISVPAKAIRRVSIVTISESMAQGDYSTIQSIYKKSSQTLLVVGGLLFLGIWCNRYSVGAYLGESYAVAIPILLYIALAQLVDCITSVNYQIIAVSKHYYYNLFMGFLTLALLITTNYLLIPIMGVIGAAVASLIIMTLINGLRYFFLRQKYQLSPFTTENLKTILIIALVWAITDWIPNVENIYLNLILKGATVLLLYIPAVYFTKCSPDFNVVVNKYLRKTGIDL; encoded by the coding sequence ATGGGCACCATCAGGACACAGTCTTCACAAACGACCATCATCGCCTATGCAGGTATCCTGATCGGCTTTGTCGGTTCTGCATTACTGCGTCCTAAAATCCTCTCAGAGGGTGAAATTGGCATGCTCCAACTGGTGCTAAATACTACTGCTCTTTTTGCTTCCATCTTTACCTTGGGCACCAACCTCACCACCCTCAAGATGGTACCGGAGTTCAAAACCAAGCCTGAAAAGAAAAGAAGTTTCATTACTTTTTCACTATTGGTGGGAATGGTGGGTTTACTATTGGCGGTACCCGTTTTTCTACTTACCAAGACATTTATCTTCCAAACCCAAGATGGGGGATTTGAAGGATTTGACTACAATAATGAATTTTACCTTGGTATGCTAGTGGTCATTGGCTTTAGGATTTTCCAATACATTCTGGACGCCTATCTCCGCACCAATCACCAGCCACTTCCTGGTGTGATCGCCGAGAGCATCATACAAAAGGCGTTGCCTATTCTTGGCTTGGTGTTTTTTTATTTTCACTTGATCAATTTCCAGCAACTCATTTACCTTAACCTGGCCATTTTCATCCTTCCAGTCACCATCTCCTTCGTCATGCTAAAGCGTGCCAAGGTATTTACTCTTGGAAAGCCGGGGCCTTTTACGCCGGATGAAAAAAAGACCATTGCCGGAATCTCCTCCTCGGGAATTTTGGAAATCTTAAGTGGTGGTTTGGTCCTGTACATTGACACCTATATGGTACAGTGGCTGATGGGTGAAGCTGCGGTGGGCGTCTATACCACACTGTTCTTTTTTGGCGTGGTCATCAGTGTCCCTGCCAAAGCCATCAGGAGAGTATCTATCGTGACCATTTCAGAATCCATGGCGCAAGGTGACTATTCCACGATCCAGTCGATCTACAAAAAAAGTAGCCAAACATTGCTGGTGGTAGGAGGACTGTTGTTTTTGGGCATTTGGTGCAATCGCTACAGCGTAGGAGCCTACCTTGGAGAAAGCTACGCCGTGGCTATCCCCATCTTGCTTTACATTGCGCTGGCCCAGCTGGTGGATTGTATCACCTCGGTCAATTACCAAATCATCGCTGTATCGAAGCACTATTATTATAATCTGTTTATGGGCTTCTTGACCCTTGCCTTGCTGATCACTACCAACTACCTCCTGATCCCGATCATGGGTGTCATCGGTGCGGCGGTGGCTTCACTTATCATTATGACCCTGATCAATGGCCTCCGCTACTTCTTTCTCCGTCAAAAATACCAGCTCAGCCCATTCACCACCGAAAACCTCAAAACCATCCTGATCATAGCGCTGGTATGGGCAATAACGGACTGGATTCCGAATGTTGAAAATATTTACCTCAATTTGATCCTAAAAGGAGCCACCGTACTGCTCCTGTACATCCCCGCAGTATATTTCACCAAATGCTCCCCAGACTTCAATGTCGTGGTCAATAAGTACTTGAGAAAAACCGGTATCGATCTGTAA
- a CDS encoding DegT/DnrJ/EryC1/StrS family aminotransferase: MSRSIPFLELAPMHADLADELKSKFAKLLEKGLFSGGEEVDTLEKTMREYLNVPHAIPCANGTDALELALRALEIGPGDEVIVPALTWVSTAEVVSMVGAKVVFCDVDGHGLMDLLQLPGLMTARTRAIIPVHLYGKMVDMERLLKLTVNTGIHVIEDAAQAFGAFQKGRSAGAFGAIGCFSFYPTKNLGALGETGLLSTHDPSLAERLRLLSNHGQPRRDTHEVIGRNSRIDTLQAAFLNVKFSYFTVWQQKRKALAKVYLDHLQHLKRMTVPSGILQEEHNAHLFTVQTEQRDALKAYFAERGIGTAVHYPLPVPSTEAFEVNKKFPVASRLSNLTLSLPLHPYLHEDDVRRVCEEVQRFFSIR; the protein is encoded by the coding sequence ATGAGCAGATCGATTCCATTTCTTGAACTAGCGCCCATGCACGCCGACCTGGCCGATGAGCTGAAGTCGAAGTTTGCCAAACTGTTGGAAAAAGGCCTGTTTTCTGGCGGCGAGGAAGTTGATACGCTGGAGAAAACGATGCGGGAGTATTTAAACGTACCTCACGCCATCCCCTGCGCCAATGGAACGGACGCACTGGAGCTGGCATTGCGAGCGTTGGAGATTGGTCCCGGCGATGAGGTGATCGTGCCGGCGTTGACCTGGGTGTCCACAGCGGAAGTGGTCAGCATGGTGGGCGCAAAGGTGGTTTTTTGCGATGTGGATGGTCATGGCCTGATGGATCTATTACAGCTTCCTGGCTTGATGACTGCTCGCACAAGGGCCATCATCCCCGTGCATCTCTATGGAAAAATGGTAGACATGGAGCGGCTGCTCAAGCTAACCGTAAATACTGGAATCCACGTGATAGAAGATGCGGCACAAGCTTTTGGGGCGTTCCAAAAGGGCAGGAGTGCAGGTGCCTTTGGAGCTATTGGCTGCTTTAGTTTTTACCCTACCAAAAACCTCGGTGCACTTGGTGAAACGGGACTATTGAGTACCCATGACCCTTCATTGGCAGAGAGGTTACGGTTGCTGTCCAATCACGGACAACCTCGTCGGGATACCCATGAAGTCATCGGGAGAAATAGCCGAATCGATACACTTCAAGCGGCTTTTTTAAACGTGAAGTTTTCCTATTTCACGGTCTGGCAGCAAAAACGTAAAGCGTTGGCAAAGGTCTACCTCGACCATCTGCAGCACCTAAAGAGGATGACTGTCCCGTCAGGTATTCTTCAAGAGGAGCACAATGCCCACCTTTTTACCGTACAGACCGAGCAGCGGGATGCGCTGAAGGCCTATTTTGCAGAAAGGGGAATTGGTACTGCTGTGCACTACCCGCTTCCCGTTCCTTCCACGGAGGCTTTTGAAGTGAATAAGAAGTTCCCTGTAGCCTCCAGGCTTTCCAATCTCACCCTTTCACTTCCCTTGCATCCTTATCTTCACGAAGATGATGTAAGGAGAGTCTGTGAGGAGGTACAACGATTTTTTTCAATAAGGTAA
- a CDS encoding glycosyltransferase family 4 protein, translating to MKDTKKVLIITYYWPPSAGSGVQRWLKFAKYLPDFGWEPVIFTPENPDFELKDETMNKEVSPHWEIIKFPIWEPYGVFRFLKKKKEGKKADPSKLIEKRKKNWFDQTAIWLRANAIVPDPRVFWVKPSVEFLEDVVKNNNIKAIITTGPPHSMHLIGRNLKRKTGLPWIADFRDPWSTWEFLDTLPMMKSIRRRHEKLEKSVFKEAEKVVTISPTFKGELQKIAGRSIDLITNGFDSDDLPVGFKKEQDKSKVLEIVYTGIIDAIRNPLPFLEAFKAAFEAGDREVKLTFVGRVSEKVTHYIEGDPWLSERVEFAGYVPHEEVFAFYERSSMLLLILTNTKNAKGNIPGKLFEYIATGRNIVALGDPKGDAATIINEAGAGRVFSHEDVPGVRQYLTDQALMEEETSADRDITRFERKTLTKKLALLLDEQIDSIS from the coding sequence ATGAAAGACACCAAGAAGGTATTGATCATCACTTATTATTGGCCACCAAGCGCTGGGTCTGGCGTACAGCGTTGGCTGAAATTTGCGAAATACTTACCTGATTTTGGCTGGGAGCCAGTGATTTTTACACCGGAGAATCCTGATTTTGAGCTAAAAGATGAGACGATGAACAAGGAGGTTTCCCCTCATTGGGAGATCATCAAATTCCCCATTTGGGAACCTTATGGGGTTTTCCGTTTTTTGAAGAAAAAGAAAGAAGGCAAAAAAGCCGATCCTTCCAAGCTGATCGAAAAGCGGAAGAAAAATTGGTTTGATCAGACAGCAATTTGGCTTCGCGCCAATGCCATCGTACCAGATCCCAGGGTCTTTTGGGTGAAGCCATCTGTGGAGTTTTTGGAGGACGTTGTAAAGAACAACAATATCAAGGCCATCATCACCACAGGCCCGCCCCACAGTATGCACTTGATCGGACGTAACCTGAAGCGGAAGACTGGGTTGCCATGGATTGCAGATTTTAGGGATCCGTGGTCCACTTGGGAGTTTTTGGATACCCTTCCGATGATGAAAAGTATCCGTCGAAGACATGAGAAGCTAGAAAAGTCGGTGTTCAAAGAAGCCGAAAAGGTAGTGACGATTTCACCCACCTTTAAAGGAGAACTGCAGAAGATTGCAGGTCGCAGCATCGATCTGATCACGAATGGTTTTGATTCTGACGACTTGCCTGTTGGATTCAAAAAGGAGCAAGATAAAAGCAAGGTGTTGGAGATTGTTTACACCGGGATCATCGACGCTATACGCAATCCATTACCCTTTTTGGAAGCATTTAAAGCTGCATTCGAAGCGGGTGACCGAGAGGTGAAGCTGACCTTTGTGGGGCGCGTAAGTGAAAAAGTCACGCACTATATCGAAGGTGATCCGTGGCTTTCGGAGCGAGTGGAATTTGCAGGATATGTGCCTCATGAGGAGGTTTTTGCTTTTTACGAACGTTCAAGCATGCTGCTATTGATCCTGACGAACACCAAGAATGCAAAGGGAAATATCCCTGGAAAATTGTTTGAGTACATTGCCACGGGGAGAAATATCGTAGCCTTGGGAGATCCAAAAGGGGATGCTGCCACGATTATCAACGAAGCCGGAGCAGGTCGTGTATTTTCCCACGAAGATGTGCCCGGAGTAAGGCAATACCTCACTGATCAGGCTTTGATGGAAGAAGAGACTTCGGCCGATCGTGACATTACGCGCTTTGAGCGCAAGACATTGACCAAAAAACTAGCCCTGTTGCTTGATGAGCAGATCGATTCCATTTCTTGA
- a CDS encoding glycosyltransferase family 4 protein, whose protein sequence is MPKLIRITTVPLSLKLLLSGQMKYMKTAGWDVQMVSADGKEVNEVIAKEGCEHQSIPFTRQITPLQDLVCLWKLYQFLKSEQPDIVHTHTPKAGLLGMLAAKLAGVKTRIHTVAGLPYVVTKDNKRKMLENAERWTFKYATHVWPNSLSLKSFIEKEQLARPEKLEVLGNGSSNGVDLVRFSRENLKENHLVAATMRVMPGENDFIILAVGRLVKDKGIQELVEAFLKSRIVNKSKLVLLGDYEQHLDPVDEDVIRKIEDHPRIVQVSWSDHVEHYLAISDVLVHASHREGFPNVILEAGAMQVPVICSDIPGNTDIVRNKKTGLVFPVKSVSVLKDALEFAYVKRESMQVLADTLYKEVVEKFDRRRMHALILEKYHRLTGHQ, encoded by the coding sequence ATGCCAAAGCTGATACGGATTACCACTGTTCCCCTTTCACTAAAGTTGCTGCTTTCGGGTCAAATGAAGTACATGAAGACCGCTGGGTGGGATGTGCAGATGGTAAGTGCAGATGGAAAAGAAGTCAATGAAGTCATTGCCAAAGAGGGATGCGAGCACCAAAGCATTCCATTTACTCGACAGATCACGCCTTTGCAGGATTTGGTATGCCTCTGGAAGCTGTACCAATTCCTAAAGAGCGAGCAGCCGGATATTGTCCATACCCATACACCGAAGGCCGGACTATTGGGGATGCTGGCGGCGAAGCTGGCAGGAGTGAAGACCCGGATTCATACTGTGGCTGGATTACCTTATGTGGTGACCAAAGACAACAAACGTAAAATGCTGGAAAATGCTGAACGGTGGACCTTTAAATATGCCACACATGTCTGGCCAAATTCCCTGTCCCTCAAGTCATTTATAGAAAAAGAGCAACTGGCCCGACCGGAAAAGCTGGAAGTGCTGGGCAATGGTTCTTCCAATGGTGTAGATCTCGTTCGTTTTAGCCGAGAAAATTTGAAAGAAAACCACTTAGTGGCAGCCACGATGCGGGTGATGCCCGGGGAGAATGATTTTATCATTTTGGCTGTAGGAAGGCTGGTGAAGGACAAAGGTATCCAGGAATTAGTGGAGGCATTCTTAAAATCCAGGATCGTAAATAAGTCCAAATTGGTACTGCTGGGCGATTATGAGCAGCACTTGGACCCGGTGGATGAAGATGTCATTCGGAAAATAGAAGATCACCCCAGAATTGTGCAGGTGAGTTGGTCAGACCATGTGGAGCACTACTTGGCCATATCCGATGTGCTGGTCCATGCTTCTCACAGGGAGGGTTTTCCAAATGTTATTTTGGAAGCAGGAGCCATGCAGGTACCGGTGATCTGTTCTGATATCCCTGGCAATACGGACATCGTTCGCAACAAGAAAACCGGGTTGGTATTTCCGGTAAAGAGCGTGTCGGTGCTGAAAGATGCCTTGGAATTTGCCTATGTCAAGAGAGAATCGATGCAGGTATTGGCGGATACATTATACAAGGAAGTGGTCGAAAAGTTCGACAGAAGAAGGATGCATGCATTGATTTTGGAAAAATACCACAGATTGACCGGGCATCAGTAA